The genomic DNA TACTTTCATTCCGTCTCATAATATTATTCCTTATGACATATCGGCTTGCGTGGCCCTTTTCTTTTGAACCGTCCAAGTATCAAGTAATCAGTGAGCCTTCATATTTTATAGGGAAAAGTCCGGTTCACGTCCTCAAACTGTcacaaaagtccgattttcaaccttcaactatggAACCGGATAACAAAGACCATCCAACTGTTAAAACCGAGTAAATTTAGCTCCTTAGGTGCTTTTGAAGGTtattttccattttgtgagaattaaaaatatttatttttaaacttaaaattcataagtaatttattttaagtcaaaaaattacGAAATAGgtgtcaaaatttaaaatgTAACCAATTTATTAGCACAATACTTGTTAGTTATTCACATTCAATTATTTATGATTGTAATATTTGGTTGTAGTTATgcatattatttttaaataactaagattcaaatggagcaataatggatatgttacatttttagaataaatttggtactagtttcatatttttctaatttaaaatgaattattttttaatcttttttaatatctaattagatttttattttttagaaaagcGCAAACCACTTTCAAAACCACCTAAGGGGTCAAATTTGCCTGATTTCCACAGTTGGATGGTCTATCTTGTTCCGTTTTATAGTTGAAAGTTAAAAATTGGACTTTTACAATAGTTCGAGGGTGTAGATCAGTGAAATGAGTGTAGCTCCGCCTCAGTCTCTCGAAGGTACTCATAGAGGTAAGGTTATGTACGTGCGTTTGCGAGCGTCTGCACATTTATActgtgtttctaaaaaaaagtgtCAGATTTTTTCCTTATTTTATATTGGCTTATTTGGACATGCCGTGCTAGAGCTACTGTGCTGTGCTCTAGTGGCCGCCCAGTGCTCTCCTCCATCCCCTGAACAATCCCTTGCATTTCCGTTGACCGCGATAACCTACGCTTTGCTTTTGCTCCGCCGCTGTTTCCGCCGCCGCAACGAGCCAACGATGGAGGTGGGAGACCCTCACGTGGAGGCCGCCGTGCTCTGGCTTGCGCGGACCATCCTGGAGGTCCTCTTCGCCGGCAAGATGGAGGCGTGGATTCGCCAGGTTGGGCTCACCGACGACACCGGGAGGCTCAAGTCCGAGATCGAGAGGGCGGAGGCGGTGGTCGCTGCTGTGAAGGGGAGGGCGGCGGAGAACAGGCCGCTGGCCCGGTCGCTCGGTCGCCTCAAGGAGCTGCTCTACGACGCCGATGACATGGTCGACGAGCTCGACTACTACAGGCTCCAGCACCAGGTCCAGGGAGGTATGTGTGTGGGTGTGGATGTGTCTGTTCACTGCACATCTACGCTTGTATGATGATAGTAAAAGAAAGCTTTTTGCGGACACCATTATTTTTCCCATGCTGTTTCCATTCTGTTTTGGCGCAGGGACGATTGCTTTGGATAATCAGCCCCAAGGCACGGATGTAAATGGTGGACCGCAGCTAGTTGATGGATCGAGGGACAACTCTGGCATACCAAATACTAAAAACGACCGCAAGAAACGGTCCAAGGCATGGGAGGAATTCAGCATAACAGAAGAAGATGCTGACGGAAAGCCTGTGAAAGCAGAGTGTATTCACTGTCACACGGTGGTTAGATGCGAGACTACTAAAGGGACATCAGTTCTGCACAATCATCTCAAGAGTGAGAATTGCAAGAGAAAACGTGCAGCAATTGAACAAGCGCCATTATCTTCAAGGTAGTACTACTTATCTCGAGGATCTGTGCATGCAGAATCCATATCCTTGCATTGGCGCATCTTGCAATGTGAATTGTGATTAGTTgtcgacaaaaaaaaaacttgcattGTTCTGAAACAGCACCCTAGGATATGCAATAGAAACAAGCTATATGTATTTTTATTTAAAACTATGACATATATAGTTCTGAACTGCGGTTATAAatctaacaaaaaaaatgaattacAGTTATAAACTTGCAGTAACCATCCACGATCCTTTTCCTCTTGTAGTGCTGATGATGGTGCACAAAATGGTGCCACCGTTTCGACTCATGATTCAgatagaagaaaaagaatgagaAGTGATGAGGTGTTAGTACACAACACCGCAGCTAACACTTGCCTCTGCAACAAGGCAGAAATTTGCAGTAGAATCCAACAGACGACTCATCATTTGCAAGAGGCTATCAATGATTTTCAGAACCTATATGGAACGAACTCTGTTGAAAGTTCGAATCTCAATCAGAACACAGCTGCAGATTCAAGCCGAGAAACGTCAAGTCTTGTTCAATGCAAAATGTACGGGAGAGTTGATGAGAAGAACTCCATCATAGAGCATATGAGAGGAGCCAAGCCTGACAGTGTGATTGTTCTTCCTATTGTAGGTATCGGAGGTATTGGGAAGACAGCACTAGCTCAAATCATATACAATGAAACAACTGTGAAAAGCCTGTTTGATTATAGGATATGGATTTGGGTGTCTAGCAACTTCGACGAAGTGAGACTTACAATGGAGATGCTAGACTTTGTTTCTGAAGAAAAGTGTGTAGGGATAAGCAGCTTGGCTAGACTTCAGGAGATCTTGGTGACTCATGTCACATCAAAGCGGACTCTACTTATTCTAGATGATGTCTGGGGCGACATCAATGCTTGCCGATGGAATAAACTGTTGGCTCCTTTGAAGTCTGACAAGGGTAATCTGATTATTGTGACTACTAGAAAATTGTCTATTGCAAAAAGGATGGGCACAGTCGAACCCATCGAGTTAGGTCGTTTGCAGAATGACGATTTCTGGCTGTTGTTTAAAACATGTGCAATTGGTGATAATAATGACAAAGAGCACCCAAGTCTAACCATCATTGGTCAAGAAATAGCAGAGAAATTACAGGGTAACCCATTAGCAGCAGAAACTGCAGGGATGCTTTTAAGAGAGCAGCTTACAATTGACCATTGGAGTAACATTCTAAAGAACGAAACATGGAAATCCCTGCAACTCAATGGAGGCATCATGCATGCTTTGAAAGTTAGCTACGATGAGCTGCCTTACTGCTTACAACAATGCTTCTTGTATTGTTCTATATTCCCAAAAAATTATCAGTTTCTTAGCCATGAGCTGGTCTGTACTTGGATCTCACAGGGATTTGTGAAATATAGCCATTGGACTAAAAGATTGGAGGAGATAGGGCAGAACTATCTCACTGATTTGCTGAACTCTGGCTTCTTTAAGCAAGTTGAAACTAAAGATCCCACTCTAGGTGATCAAACATTCTATGTTATGCCTCCTCTTATGCATGACTTTGCAAGGCTGGTTTCAGGAACTGAATATGCAGTCATAGATGATCTAGCAGGCAGAGATGTACTCCCAACTATACGTCATTTGTCAATTATAACTTATTTTGCGTACCATGAAGGTCAACATGGGAACATACTTCGTAATGAGAGGTTTGAAGAAAAATTGCGAAGAGTAGTTAATTCAACAAGAAAATTGAGGACATTGGTCCTAGTTGGGAAGTATGACTACTTCTTCCTCCAATCCTTGCAAGGCATATTCCAGAAGGCACAGAATCTACGGGTACTGCAAATTTCTGAAGCATATACTGATTTCGGTTATTCTGTGTGCAATTTGGTGAATTGTACTCATGTTCGATATCTAAAACTTAGGGGCAAAGAGGACAATGAAGTTTTGTCTGAAGCTCTGAGCAAATTCTACCACCTGCAAGTATTAGATATTGGCTTGGATACATATTCTACTGTACCTAATGGTATGAATAACCTTATCAGTCTACGGCATCTTGTTGCATCGAAGGCAGTGCACTCTTCAATCAGTAGCATTGGTAAAATGACTTCTCTTCAGGAACTGCATGACTTTAAAGTTAAAAATTGCACCAACTTTGAGATAGCACAGCTTCAATCCATGAGTGAGCTTGCTCAGCTTGGTGTTTCTCAGCTTGAAAAGGTTGCAACTAGAGAGCAGGCATATGGAGCAAATCTGACAGAAAAACTTCACTTAGAAAAGCTGCACTTGTCATGGGAGTATAACCAGTCACAGGATGAATATGATGGTGACATGAACTCTGAGACTTCTTTCGAGATAGTAGAAATAGGGACCAGCAAAGAGGTGCTTGAGGGTTTCGAACCACATCAGTACCTAAATCTTCTTCAGATTTCTGGGTATCGAAGTTATACCTTCCCAGATTGGCTTGCTAGCACTGTCTCAGTCACCTATCTGCAGACACTTCATTTGGAAGATTGTAGAGAATTGCAAGTACTTCCCTCACTAGAAAGGCTTCCACTTCTTACCAAGCTGAAGTTAAGGAATATGCAGAAAGTAAGGCAAGTAACAGTTCCTCCGTTGGAGGAGCTGGTGTTGATTAAGATGCCAAAGCTGGAGAGATGCTCCTGCAATTCAGTGAGGGACTTGAACTGGAGCACAAGGATACTGATGATTGAGGGATGCGGTGTATTAAAGGTATTTCCTCTGTTCGATAGCTGTGCAAAAATCATAATGGAGCAAAAGTCATGGTTGTTCGGTCTTAGCGAGCTTACCATCCATGACTGTCCTAATCTAATAATATCACATACTCTACCACCTTCAAGTAGTGTTTGTAGATTATCCATCGCTAGAGTTTCAACACTTCCAGAGATGAAGGGATCAACCAATGGAAAATTGACAATTAGGGGGCATTACAACCGTGGATGGGATATTTTGTTCAGATGTCCTGATAAGCCAACGAAACTGGATGACAACTTTTTGTCAATCCATAATCTCAGGGCCTTAACTAGCTTGCATCTAGAAAATTGTGTCGACCTTTTCTCTCCAGATATTCTGCCAGAGCATGCACGTGAAGACATGGCAGATGTGAAATTCAATGTCCTCCCATCTCTCAAGCATCTAGATATTTTTTGTTGTGGAATATCTGGGAAGTGGCTATCTGTGATGCTGCGACATGCACCGGCCCTAGAGGAATTGGATTTGCAGCTTTGTAACCAGATATCAGGACTGTCGATAGAAGAGACAGAGAGCAGTTCATTAAACCACACCACAACTCCACGGGCTTCATCAGCTAGTAATCCAGAAGACACATTACCTAGCTCAACACCAGAGGGACTCCTGCGCATTCCGTCAAATCTCATCCCCTCTCTCAAGAAAATAATTATTATGTGCTGCGATGAGCTAACATTTCAGGGGGAGGATGGCTTCTCTGGATTCACCTCCCTTGAAAAGCTAACAATTCGGGGATGCCCCAAGCTGATCCCATCTTTGGTGCACAAATACGAAAACAAGGACCAGCGAAACGGAAGATGGCTTCTCCCGCATTCACTTGTCGAACTTGAGATCAGCGGTTCCCCAGAAACGCTGCAGCCCTGCTTCCTAGAAGTTCGCAACTGCCTCAAAAAGTTAGAAATAGCCTACAGCTCAAGTTTGGAATTGCTACAGCTGCGTTCCTGCACAGCACTGGAGGAGTTGATGGTTAATGGTTGTGAATCGCTCGCGGCACTGGAGGGAAATTTCGCATGCCTCAAGGAATTAGTGCTGGAGGACAACTCAGGGTTGGAATCGCTACAACTATGTACCTGTACAACACTGGAAGGCTTGATGATCAAAGATTGTGCATCACTTTCCATGCTAGAGGGTAATTTCACCTGCCTCCGGAAATTACAACTGCAGGGCAACCCAAAT from Panicum virgatum strain AP13 chromosome 7N, P.virgatum_v5, whole genome shotgun sequence includes the following:
- the LOC120680737 gene encoding disease resistance protein RGA2-like; translated protein: MEVGDPHVEAAVLWLARTILEVLFAGKMEAWIRQVGLTDDTGRLKSEIERAEAVVAAVKGRAAENRPLARSLGRLKELLYDADDMVDELDYYRLQHQVQGGTIALDNQPQGTDVNGGPQLVDGSRDNSGIPNTKNDRKKRSKAWEEFSITEEDADGKPVKAECIHCHTVVRCETTKGTSVLHNHLKSENCKRKRAAIEQAPLSSSADDGAQNGATVSTHDSDRRKRMRSDEVLVHNTAANTCLCNKAEICSRIQQTTHHLQEAINDFQNLYGTNSVESSNLNQNTAADSSRETSSLVQCKMYGRVDEKNSIIEHMRGAKPDSVIVLPIVGIGGIGKTALAQIIYNETTVKSLFDYRIWIWVSSNFDEVRLTMEMLDFVSEEKCVGISSLARLQEILVTHVTSKRTLLILDDVWGDINACRWNKLLAPLKSDKGNLIIVTTRKLSIAKRMGTVEPIELGRLQNDDFWLLFKTCAIGDNNDKEHPSLTIIGQEIAEKLQGNPLAAETAGMLLREQLTIDHWSNILKNETWKSLQLNGGIMHALKVSYDELPYCLQQCFLYCSIFPKNYQFLSHELVCTWISQGFVKYSHWTKRLEEIGQNYLTDLLNSGFFKQVETKDPTLGDQTFYVMPPLMHDFARLVSGTEYAVIDDLAGRDVLPTIRHLSIITYFAYHEGQHGNILRNERFEEKLRRVVNSTRKLRTLVLVGKYDYFFLQSLQGIFQKAQNLRVLQISEAYTDFGYSVCNLVNCTHVRYLKLRGKEDNEVLSEALSKFYHLQVLDIGLDTYSTVPNGMNNLISLRHLVASKAVHSSISSIGKMTSLQELHDFKVKNCTNFEIAQLQSMSELAQLGVSQLEKVATREQAYGANLTEKLHLEKLHLSWEYNQSQDEYDGDMNSETSFEIVEIGTSKEVLEGFEPHQYLNLLQISGYRSYTFPDWLASTVSVTYLQTLHLEDCRELQVLPSLERLPLLTKLKLRNMQKVRQVTVPPLEELVLIKMPKLERCSCNSVRDLNWSTRILMIEGCGVLKVFPLFDSCAKIIMEQKSWLFGLSELTIHDCPNLIISHTLPPSSSVCRLSIARVSTLPEMKGSTNGKLTIRGHYNRGWDILFRCPDKPTKLDDNFLSIHNLRALTSLHLENCVDLFSPDILPEHAREDMADVKFNVLPSLKHLDIFCCGISGKWLSVMLRHAPALEELDLQLCNQISGLSIEETESSSLNHTTTPRASSASNPEDTLPSSTPEGLLRIPSNLIPSLKKIIIMCCDELTFQGEDGFSGFTSLEKLTIRGCPKLIPSLVHKYENKDQRNGRWLLPHSLVELEISGSPETLQPCFLEVRNCLKKLEIAYSSSLELLQLRSCTALEELMVNGCESLAALEGNFACLKELVLEDNSGLESLQLCTCTTLEGLMIKDCASLSMLEGNFTCLRKLQLQGNPNLKSVQLRLCTALEELLTVDCESLDTLEDFRSLRGLRYLDIFRCPGLSHYLEGLSSQGYEVCAGLERLRTDDYSLLAMSSASTSPPFDA